ataaaaaatgtatttttagaagtgctgtattttttttgtgcaaaaaagatggttttttttttagaaaagttggttttttttttagttgcaacTCTAGcactgttttgtttcttatctacatagatgatcttcctgacaaccttacatctaaagtggctctatttccTGACAACTCAACTTTTACTCCTGTCATTTCAAAatgtcttctctttttgattgctaagaacaggcagccaatcttgaatctgatctcacttctgtaacagattggggcttgcAAAAACTTGTGAactttaactccaacaaaactcagttatttaatgcaaataaCTATTGTAACACTACTAACCCcttatggaaaccatatatacaattgattataaagttagcatctgctaaggttgcttctctttatcgcgCTCACCAATTTCTTACTTCtaattccattctctacctctacaaatctcttatttgcccctgtatggaatactgttgtcatatttgggctggtttttctaatgacattctttctcttttagacaagatcCAGAAACCCATTGTAAATGTGGTTGAACCTGTGTCATCTACCAAGCTTGAGCATTTCTCCCTTGTTGTAAAGTTGTAAAATCTTCTTTCCTTTTCTACAATTACTATCATGGTttctgctcaaaggagttatcatctctagttccattaacCAAAACTTAATCTTGCTCTACTCTTCATTTAGCAAATCCTCATCCTTTGAATCTGTCCTTGctccaaaatcttttttaactgaATCTGTCCCTACAtactcaaatcttttttaactgtatctgtccctgcatacACCCTTTTATGCTAACAAACAAGGATCTTCAGTGAGGAAACTAAagtaatggtttttttaaattcttattttttcaaaaacatttagttattAACTAGTACTtccatactttttttaataatatatagttatttttaatgataattatttcagaaatttacaaaaaccaCTTAAGCATTAAGATTTTGATTACAAAATTAGTATCTGCTAAGgatgcttctctttatcgtgctctccattttcttactcctgattccattctctacctctacaaatctcttattcgcccctgtatggaatactgttgtcatattttaaACCTTCCATGATTTAAAATATGACAActgtattccatacaaggtcgtatggaatactgttgtcatattttaaATCTTCCTCAATCgtcatttaaaattgataatagaAGGCtcatggaaaaattaaaaactttataaagtttgttgGTATTTGGGTGTATTGTCTATTGTTGAAGGTTAAGatcattattgttttataataaaaaagtataaacttccAGCGCTTTTAACcgtatttgctatttttttatattaactttttatccaatttgtttttaacttttaaatttttagtcttGCTGTTGTACATGATCCCTGCTTTCCTATATTGCTTGTACAATAATTTGGCATTTACAAACCTTCGTTCTTACGATCCGActacatattttttgttgttgcaattTCGAGTAGTAATAACAGGAGTAATCTTTCAGGTAAGCGTTAAAAACTGTAATTTATGatctatttttaactatttattttaatgtttcacTTATTATTTCTTAGGTCTTATTTAACAAGAAGCTGAGTAGAACTCAATGGTTTTCTTTAATTCTTTTGACCATTGGCTGCATTATTAAACATCTACATTTAAGTAAAGAAACCGGTTTGCCGAAAATTAGTTTTACATTAAACATgagtttgctgatgatacttcTTCAGATATTTTGCTCTTGTTTTGCCGGTGTCTATAACGAATATCTACTTAAAGACAAAGGAGATTCGGCACCATTTATGCTTCAGAATGTGTTTATGTATACTGACTCAGTCATATGCAACGTTTTATTGTTAAGCTATAGTGGTGagatttataatgtatttttgaagaaaaacattGATTCTGTTTTACATCCGATAGTtttaactgttgttttaaacaatGGAGCAATTGGTATAGTCACTGCTATGTTTTTAAAGTCgttaaattcaattttgaaaacatttgctAGTGCCTTGGAGTTGATGTTTACTGCAATTTTAAGTTGGATTATATTTGGAATTCCTGTTAACTTTATGACAATTGTTGCTATAGGAATAGTTTCTTTTGCGACTCTGCTATATGCAAAGAATCCTGTTGATAATACCCCAAAAACAACTGGGCTATCAAAAGTGTAACATTCATTCTGTGAGTTTTACTCAGGACTAAAAGTTCCTTTTTCTTTTCacttttaacaatatgatcCATCTATATAGTGTAGAAATTCTGTTATAATTTCTTCAGAAATTGCTCTAAAAAATCACTTTCGCAGAAATTCTAACAGAATTTATTTGGGTAAACACTAAACCATATCCTCATAAATCAATGTAGGCAACTTAGTATAtttatagattattattttttggataaatAGCGGGTTTTCTCTGTcctttatagtttttcaaatgcCATAAATTTTTGAAGCTTAATGTAAAAGATACCATTGTTTAATTtcttatgaaatatttttatttttagcatgATGTTTGgttcagataatttttttttttttttttgatgagaaACAGGTTTATTTAGAAAGAACATACATACCGTGATAgtctctttatttttaatgaatttttttctattttttgataGATGCTGTTCTAATTGTGTATTATATAGATGCTATTCTAAttgtgtattatataaatatatcatataagaaagtatatgaaattaaaaattgattaattaaaaaataggtGTTTAGCATTGATTAATTAATCgttttaaaatgaaagttttaaagtgaaatttttggcgcaagtaaataaagatttaacaatttaaactaaaaataattttaaaaaataattattgttttatattgttcttttcttactttataaatgttactaatacttattaataaatcttttttgcaACTTCAAATCTGCATGTGTACTG
The nucleotide sequence above comes from Hydra vulgaris chromosome 09, alternate assembly HydraT2T_AEP. Encoded proteins:
- the LOC100206948 gene encoding UDP-galactose transporter senju isoform X2 — its product is MPSLSDIKNLFPTKLHAVIFVGYMGLFISQGILITATKDNQNNYPYNPTTLVLLSEFLKFFVSCGLHIKDVGVQSLFQDIIKHSNVLLLYMIPAFLYCLYNNLAFTNLRSYDPTTYFLLLQFRVVITGVIFQVLFNKKLSRTQWFSLILLTIGCIIKHLHLSKETGLPKISFTLNMSLLMILLQIFCSCFAGVYNEYLLKDKGDSAPFMLQNVFMYTDSVICNVLLLSYSGEIYNVFLKKNIDSVLHPIVLTVVLNNGAIGIVTAMFLKSLNSILKTFASALELMFTAILSWIIFGIPVNFMTIVAIGIVSFATLLYAKNPVDNTPKTTGLSKV
- the LOC100206948 gene encoding UDP-galactose transporter senju isoform X3, whose amino-acid sequence is MVKSRLCSEQDRGIKYLRILITATKDNQNNYPYNPTTLVLLSEFLKFFVSCGLHIKDVGVQSLFQDIIKHSNVLLLYMIPAFLYCLYNNLAFTNLRSYDPTTYFLLLQFRVVITGVIFQVLFNKKLSRTQWFSLILLTIGCIIKHLHLSKETGLPKISFTLNMSLLMILLQIFCSCFAGVYNEYLLKDKGDSAPFMLQNVFMYTDSVICNVLLLSYSGEIYNVFLKKNIDSVLHPIVLTVVLNNGAIGIVTAMFLKSLNSILKTFASALELMFTAILSWIIFGIPVNFMTIVAIGIVSFATLLYAKNPVDNTPKTTGLSKV